The following DNA comes from Brassica oleracea var. oleracea cultivar TO1000 chromosome C5, BOL, whole genome shotgun sequence.
GTATCGACAGTTATCAATTTATTGGCACTTTCAAGTTTCGAAATCAGAAATCTCATAGTGAAAGAATCATTCATTGATTGACTCATTCCTTGTTATCAGGTTTGAAGTCATGGACGGTGTTTGCTAGGTGTCTAATAATGGGCGTGGCGGGTTCGAAACTGGAGAAAGCGCTGGGCGAGCAGTTCCCGGAGGGAGAACGATACTTTGGCTTCGAAAACTTCGGCAACACTTGTTACTGTAACAGTGTCTTGCAGGTTGGTCGATAGGTTCTGTTTTGTGCACAATTTTGATAGGACCAGAAGACCTGTTTGTGTTCTGTTTTTGTTAAGTGTTGTCAACTAATCGTTTTATGATTATGAACGGTTCCTCTTGTGCAGGCACTTTACTTTTGTGCTCCCTTCCGTGAATAGTTGCTTGAATACTACACAAATAATAAAAGTGAGGAGAATCTCTTGACTTGCTTGGCTGATTTGTTTTCTCAGGTGATTATGATCCCTAACTCCTGTGTGTTTGATGGATGTGTACTACTTGGGTGTTTTGTTTTTATTCTCCTGTGTTGAGAGCATCATGTCACTACAGATAATATGGACATTGTGGCGGTGCTAATTTTATTGCCCTTTTTCCCAATAGATAAGTTCTCAGAAGAATAAGACATGAGTTATTGCTCCCAAGCGCTTTGTACAGAGGTTGAAGAAACAAAATGTACTTTTTCGGAGTTATATGCATCAGGTTCCCTACCTACTTTGCGTTCCTGCCTTATCTTTTTAAAGAAACAGTTTTAAGGAAACATAGCGTTTTGATTAAACTGTTATGTTACTATATTCTCATGCAGGATGCACATGAGTTCCTTAATTATTTGCTAAATGAACTTGATGACATCTTAGAGAAAGAGGCAAAAATGGACAATGAAATTTCATCATCTCCTGGAAAGATTTCAAATGGACCAAAACTTCTTCGGGCAAATGGTGTTCATAAAGAGCCTACTGTTACATGGGTGCACAAGATTTTTCAGGTAACGAGCGGTTCCTTTTGGCTTCATTACTATACCAGAGTAAAGCTTAACCGAGTCCCCAAACCAAACCAGATCATAAAGTGATCTCAAGGTGTTTTAGCATGTGCAAACTATATTTGTATACTTCTAGCACAAAGTCTTAATTTTCTCTCTTCTCACAAAACCTGATCAAAGCCATAATCTCAACGTCATGTTCCCTCTTCTCACCAAACCAAGATCAAAGCCATAATCTCAAAGTCATATTCCCTCTTCTCACCAAACCAAGAGTAACCATTTAAAAAAAAAAAATCTCTTGTTGTATATCACAAATATGGCATCTTCTTCTCAAAACACCTTTCAAGAATCAAATGCTAATACATTTGATCAATATTTTGATCAAACCTTAGAGAATTTTACCATTTGTCATCAAGAAGAAACAAGGAAACAAAGAAAAATGTTTAATAATATTTTATTTTTAAAAACCCTAAAATAAGAGACATAAGAATCTCAAGTTTCTTATCGAAGTCTCTTAATCAACTTTATTCCTTAAATATTATTAAAAATCAATTAAGAAACCCTTAATGGGTATGTAGGATAAAGATGCTTTAATAAGCCCAAGTTAGACACGGTTTCTCTGTTATTTTTGCATTTTTCATTTATTATTTTTTTACTTTTGCTTAAAACTCCTACTAGGAGACTCCCGATGGAGTTGATCTCAAGGAACGTGTCTTGTGGGACAGCTGTTGAAACATGATTGGGTGGAGGAGAGGCTTGGTCTTTCGACCTTCTCTGGTTCTCTCTCTCTCAAATCCTCGACGACGGCGAAAGCTCTTCTCTCTCGACGTCATGCTCGTCCTATCTCCCAATTCCATCGTCTGCCTCTCCGTCATGTCTCTCGGCGCCGTCATCACCACCGCGGAGGCGTAGGAGCTTCTGTGGATACGATGAAGGAGAGTCGGAGATACGGTGCAGCCGGGATGTTGAGCCAGAGTGGAAGCGAGGATTGTGGTGGCATGGTGGTTGATTGGTTGCTGGAGACGGTGGCTATCCACGCGCTGTTGAATTGCAAAGAGGGAAGAAGCTGTCAAAGAGAAGGTACTGATTGATTCTATTGTTATATATCTTTATTTTTTCAAACGCGGTATCGAGCTTTATTTAACCTTAAACAAGTCTTAGGAATCACCTACTCAAAAAAAAAAGGGAGGCTTTTATGTTGTTTCAGTGCTCATGTCAGATCTTTCATTTGAAATCTGTGGTTGTCGTTTTGTCATAACAGGTGCAAGATTTGGTTTTACGCTGGATGAAGAACTAAAACAAGATGCTTCAAGCGAGGAAGTTAGGGTAGCTCTTGGTGAAAAAATTAGCAGAGAGCGGATTGGGAATGAAGTATGTATATGATCTTCGTGCTTGCTGGATATTGGCTGATTCCGCTGTCAACCTCTCTTTTTAGGGGTATATTTGTGACGCAACTTGATTTCTTGGTGCAGATTGATTTGATGATATCTGGGAATGGGCCAGTTTCAGCAGTAACGTATCTTTCTGATCTGAAACTGTTTGGGGTTGTATTTGCGTTTCCCTCTTCATCGGAGCCTGCACCATCAGAGGATTGTGGCAGGTTTATCTCATTTCTAATCAACTTAGCAAATCTGGTTCTGTGACACTGCTATTTCTATTTTGCAAAAGCACTAACATATCTTCCCTTTTTAGTCTCTGTAAAGCGTACTTGGAAGCAATGTGGAGCCTCATTCAAACACCTGAGCTAGCAAAGTTCAATGTGAGTGATTATCCTGTCATGATTTCTTCTTGTTCCATTTCTTTTTATGTTTAGTTAGATTTTATTGGTGTCTTATTTGGTTTTAGGGTGAACAAAGAAGACTTGCTCTGTATGCGGCTCTGTTTCTCCCCTTTAGGAAAACCGTTTACAAAGACAATAAGGGCAAATTGGTACTGTAATTCTTTGTGTATTTGAACTCGTCATCTTTTCCTGGATTAAATAAATCTGAGTTTGAATATCGTATCTAACAAATTTGAGCTTTTTTTTTTCAGATCCCTGATGTCAACCATATATTCAAATTCTCCTTGAAGCGGAAGACCAGTGATGCTGAAACGGTGAGCTCTGATTATTAATGTTCAGTATTTTAGGCCTTTAATTGCAGTAACATGGCGATTTGTGTGCTTTGTATGGTAATAACAGGGAAAACCATCTAACATGGTAATATTAAAGACTTCACCTATGTTTTGCATTAGTTTGTTGGTGTGGTCTTGTTCAAGATTAGTGTATCTCGTTTTACCATGCTTTGTTTAAGTTGGACTGCTTTACGTCTTAACAAATTCATGATTATCATAATAATGAAATCCATATTCTTCAGATTATTAATATACATCGTACCACCGAGAGATTCCTATCGTTGATTCATTCCCTTGAGTCGAAGAGTGGCGCACAACTAGACAACCTTGATTGGGCCACTGATATTCTTGAGCACTGGAAGTCCATCTCCCTTGATGATCCAGAGATCCCAGAAACTTCAAAAATAAGAGTACTCACATGTATTCCTCTATAGCCTATGTTATTGCATTTCACTCACCTTTATAAAATCCACGCATTTTTTTGTTCTTTGTTCTATGGAAAGATTAGAAACTTGTGTTGAAATGTCAATAGTCAAGTTCTAACCTGGTGCAGCATCAACGTCCATTACAAAAAGTTGTATTATCAGAAACTTGTATAAATAATATGGATAATGAAAGTGTATTCACAAGATCAAATGTTCCTTCTCTGGTTCTTTCTTCTTTCTCAAGTTCTTTCAATTTTTTTTTTTAAGAACCTACTTAAGAAACTTGCAATGGAGGACAAAAATTTAAGTGTCTCTTAACTAAAGTTTTTAACACAAATTTATTATTAAACAAGTGATTAAAAGACCCTGATAGTTCTAGGGATAAAGATGCTCTAAAATACTTAGCCAAAATCAATTAAAAGAAGGCAAACTAATGGACGTAAGGAGTTAAATAAATAAAACAATTGAAGTATCATAAAGAAACAGCTAGGGATATTCAATAACAGAAAACCTAATCTTATTACATTTTTAAGTTGTACGAAAAAAATTGTTGAAATTAAGATTAATACCTAAAAGTCTAAGAAGTATGAAACATTGAAACTCTCATTTTTAAGTAAAAGATCTAAAAGTAAGTTGGAAAAAAAAATCTAAAAATAATGGGGAGATTGTGTAACGGTATTGAATGCGGATGTTCTTGTTGCTGTTCGACAGATAATTAGAGGTTCATCTAGTGACAAAGAAAAAAAAAACAATTAGAGTTATATGCATCCGAAATGGCATGGCCCAGAACCTTTTGACTGAACTGTACTAATTTCTAAGTATATCAGATGGGATCTCAGATCTCTTTCCTAATTAAACACCAGTCACCATCAATAAAAACTTTAAGCAATTCTTTTTCATATGTTTAATTGACCCTACACTTTTTCCTTTATCGTAGATGCTACCTTTTTCTAATAAAATTTGATCTTCCCGCCCACATTGATTACAAGATCTGACTACACCCACTAATGACCAATCCACTTGTCTAAAGACAATTCAAGATTAAAAAACTAACTAATTAATTAATAATCATTTATATTTTACATACTTATATGAAAAAACCAAATTATATATTCTAGTTATTTGTTCTACCTTCTTTATTCAAATTCGTATAATATATGATGCTGAAATAACAAAAAATAGTATTGAATACATCTCGACATCGCATAAACCTTCCACTGGTAGGAACCTCAACCAACCTCTTCCCATGGATATCGTGGTCCATCTGGACCGCTAGGAATCTCTTGATCTTCGAGAACAGAGCGCTAGATCCAACAAATACCATGACAAAAGCAATCTCAGCAGCAAGAGAGTGGTCAATCGCACTAACTTTATCTCCATCATCGGTAACAAAACCTCTCGACCAAACAAGCCTCACCCCGAGCTGTCCCAACTCGACGATACTATGCTTTATTGATGCCTCCTGGATTGCAAGTACAAAACATGCATGTTTAGCTTAGATCTTCCCCGATTCTGCAAAGAAGGAAATCAACCGAGGATCTCTGTTCAAAGATCATGTCTCCTCACCTCTCCTTGCTGAGAGCCTGGCGATTAGAGCTTTACTGCTCCAAGCTTCCTCTCTCAGTTACACCAACATCTAGATACACTCAGATTCTTAAGAGCTCGTGCGAGCAATCAATGGGAACCGGCGACCGGCGGAGCTCTACGGAACCCTATCGGACATCGCCTCCTTGTCTTTATCTTTCTTTTTCTATTGTTTCACCTTCATTCCACGTTTAGACAATGGACATGCTGATAAATTAGCCAAATCTGCTCTATCCCTTGAGCTTATTGAACCTAGTTTGTAAGAACCCTATTTTAAGTTTAATCTAATCAGATGCACAAAAAAAGTATTGAATACAAGCTCATTTTCAAAAAAAAAAAAAAATCTGGTATAAATATTTTAATAAACTGAATAATTATTGGAAAAAACAACTGAAATATAACAAATCCATACTCCCTTTAGTTGAAATATGAATGGAAATAGTAGAATCCAAATTATTCTGGAATCCAAGTAAATAACCCAAAAAAAAATAATAATTAGAATTTGTTTCATTACAGAAAACAATACAAGCGGGTTTAATGTTAATAAACAAATAAGAAGCTCTGTGTCCAAAATTAGCAATAGTCTGGACCATTAATTCTTACATGTCCTCAAAATAAAACCAGAGGCTCATATCAAAACTACTTATTACGAAACCTCCTCTTTGAATTAAAACTTTTGGATTTTGAATCTTTTTACCAGTTTTGAAACCTTAATCGTTTGATTCAATCTTCTTTGTCAAAGGCTTGGTTGATTCCTTGTTTTTTTTTCTCCGGCTGCCTTGCGGTTCAAGTAATCACAAGGCGGCGGCGAGGAAGAAAGAGTAATATTCAAATGATGAAGGCTGTTACAGTTAAAGCGGGGATGAAGTTACCTTGGGGTACACGCTATTCATTAAGTCTATTAATCCTGTTATCATCAATTATTTTCCTGTGCAACGGCCAGGATTATGGAACGCCAACGGAAGATGGAGCAGGAGGAGGCGAACCACCGCCTGAGATGGCTCATTGTAACGGTATTTTCATGAGCTACAGCTTCGGCAGCCGTGAAAGAGAGT
Coding sequences within:
- the LOC106293546 gene encoding CCA tRNA nucleotidyltransferase, mitochondrial-like, with translation MKESRRYGAAGMLSQSGSEDCGGMVVDWLLETVAIHALLNCKEGRSCQREGARFGFTLDEELKQDASSEEVRVALGEKISRERIGNEIDLMISGNGPVSAVTYLSDLKLFGVVFAFPSSSEPAPSEDCGSLCKAYLEAMWSLIQTPELAKFNGEQRRLALYAALFLPFRKTVYKDNKGKLIPDVNHIFKFSLKRKTSDAETIINIHRTTERFLSLIHSLESKSGAQLDNLDWATDILEHWKSISLDDPEIPETSKIRVLTCIPL